One Carettochelys insculpta isolate YL-2023 chromosome 1, ASM3395843v1, whole genome shotgun sequence genomic window, gtgagcaaatcagagagtagaggggtagcagaggggggaagtcaagaattagattaagccaagtgtgcacaTAAGCCCCTATGGttacccagaaaattcccatcccggttcaaaccacgtgttaatgtgtcaaatttgaatataaaagagagttgagcagcctctttttcaagagtgttgtgaaaattcctcttcagtaagacgcagactcttaagtcattaacagaatggcccactccattaaaatgctggctgactggtttgtggatctggagtgtttttatgtctgttttgtgcccattaactttttgtctgagagagtttgaaatctgtccaatatacaaagcatctgggcattgttggcacataacggcatatatgatgtcagctgaggaacatgagaatgtgcccgtgattctgtgactaacctgaaTAAgacttttgttttgataatatatagattAGCggagctttctctctgttactaataaactAATTAGCTATGTAATCAAGACAGGGACTGTCTTCCTGTCTGCTTGGAAAGCAGTTGCCAGACAGTTGGCCCTGCCACGGACTAAACAATAAGTTGATGATAATGtgtaaaattacaaaaaaaaataaaatcttaaaaaTTGTTTGCTCATTGTAGTGGACCCAGTCAGAGTCTCTGAACGACTTGAGCTGCACTGCAGAAGAAGAGGAATCTGATGGAAAAGAAGTGCTGACAGACTTGACGTATGAAATCTTCCCCACCAGCCATCAGAAACTGACACACAGCACGGCTGTGACAAGTGACGTGACTTCCTGGCGGAGATGTGAAATGCCGGAGGACTTTTCCCATGATTCTAGAGACAGAGACAAAAAGCATCCCACACTGCAGTTTACTTCTCAGTTTGCCATTGTACAAGAAGCCTCATTACATGAGACTGATCCTGAGGGCTGCCAAGCTCTGCTGGAATTAACACGTTCTGAGTCAGCTTATCCTTCTCCTTTAGAGCCTAAAGAAAACAGAATCACTCTGTATCTCTCTCCAGATGGAGAAACGCAAAGGGGAAAAGAGCTCTCTGGTTCACTGAGTGCATCCCCTGGAAATATGCATGAGGTGTCAGTTAatactgtaaataaaaaaaagaaaccactTTTTAATGATCCTTCACTGAGTAACTTTCTGTCTGAGGAGGACACTTCAACCACTACAGACAGTTTTTCTTGTTTAGGAGGGCCAGAAAAAAATGTACAGGAGGATGGTAAGATACCCATGGAAATTTCCTGTAATAAGAAAATAATGGAGTTTGCTGcattcccagcttccagcaaCCAGTTATCTGAAGGATCTTCTCAGCTCACAGACTTACCCTGTGTTTCCTCTGATGTTGCACAGCctatttcttcttcttcatcatcatcatcatcatcacagcAGGGGTCAtctgctttctgggctctgaaGCAAACTAAGTCTACTCAAGAAGTAGTCACATCTGACAAGGAAAACAATCAGTCCCTGGGACACGGGGAAGCATTACTGGgggaaaaagtggaaaaaaaggcCAATGAATGCAGACCCGTGAGAAAATTTTCAGTGTCATcagcaagggaaagaccaagggCAGGCAGCCTTCACCTGAAAGAAAACTCAGAATGTGAAAGTCCGTTACACACCAAATTACCGCTACCAAAACCAAAGCCGTCATCAAGAAATGAAAAGCTGGAAAAGGATGTGCACGTGGGCTCAGTTCCACAGGAGGAAATAAATAGCATTAAAAAGCAGGCATCACTGGCAGATTCTGATTCTGAGGTCAtagacaaagcagcagaaaaagtGGTGGCTGGCTGTGTGTCTCAGGCCATTGGTGAAATTCCTgtgcataatgcctctgttgtgATATCCCAGTGCCAACCAGGTTGTGAAGATAAAAGTCCTTTTCAAGTAAAACTTAGATCCACTTCACTATCCTTACAATACAGAGACAGCTCCTCACCAGAATCAAAGGGACTTAAAAGGTACAGTGCAGAGATTAACATAGAAAAAGAGGGATTGGCATCATGTCTAAAAGGTGAAAAGGTGCAGATCAAAACCACAGCTGATGTAAATATCAATGGCTCTGTGAATGACAATGTAAAATCTAAAACAAAGTCCCCTGAACTGCTTAGCACAAAACCTCCATTGCCTAAGAAGCCTGTTTTGCAAAATGTGACTATTGTAAACAGTAACATAAACATGGAAAAGCAAGAAAAAGTTACTAAATCTCCTGAATC contains:
- the CRACDL gene encoding CRACD-like protein isoform X1, producing MYSDSHTSSRRIMDAKLREAEACGEDNSGKKKSKFKSFRKLFGKRRKKEALPSSGSSTLKPCQSASDVTAPESMRVGYDSEDELETHTGIMGSRALSHDSIFIPEPVQEPARPVRVFSQENVSNRIRALQLKLQHSMKPGLPPPFGIHAKHMDDAGTSSEDDGLPRSPPEMSLLPEIFSDSHKHPSSLSLAGTGSEEEEQVISVPSSRPCSTEGRLFPRHASAKSMPPQTSNSSISPAADFDSPPEFSTCLDNSAAKYKLLIKPRNQRCSKMRRLPSWTQSESLNDLSCTAEEEESDGKEVLTDLTYEIFPTSHQKLTHSTAVTSDVTSWRRCEMPEDFSHDSRDRDKKHPTLQFTSQFAIVQEASLHETDPEGCQALLELTRSESAYPSPLEPKENRITLYLSPDGETQRGKELSGSLSASPGNMHEVSVNTVNKKKKPLFNDPSLSNFLSEEDTSTTTDSFSCLGGPEKNVQEDGKIPMEISCNKKIMEFAAFPASSNQLSEGSSQLTDLPCVSSDVAQPISSSSSSSSSSQQGSSAFWALKQTKSTQEVVTSDKENNQSLGHGEALLGEKVEKKANECRPVRKFSVSSARERPRAGSLHLKENSECESPLHTKLPLPKPKPSSRNEKLEKDVHVGSVPQEEINSIKKQASLADSDSEVIDKAAEKVVAGCVSQAIGEIPVHNASVVISQCQPGCEDKSPFQVKLRSTSLSLQYRDSSSPESKGLKRYSAEINIEKEGLASCLKGEKVQIKTTADVNINGSVNDNVKSKTKSPELLSTKPPLPKKPVLQNVTIVNSNINMEKQEKVTKSPESRNKDRNLEKKACPSKVSEKIMPSPVITADPAGGTDSQSTPAWITIARQKQRGLQQELEFSKEEKPVAQDVNSDKEKQHKEKERIEGSMKQQADFLRSKPSHFTPKTSFEGNETKSEMKEPLARVNSLSHHVPGQSSVLIEKEERNPFKKVSHSAPYKPSWMELAKKKSKAWSDMPQIIK
- the CRACDL gene encoding CRACD-like protein isoform X4, which translates into the protein MVISVPSSRPCSTEGRLFPRHASAKSMPPQTSNSSISPAADFDSPPEFSTCLDNSAAKYKLLIKPRNQRCSKMRRLPSWTQSESLNDLSCTAEEEESDGKEVLTDLTYEIFPTSHQKLTHSTAVTSDVTSWRRCEMPEDFSHDSRDRDKKHPTLQFTSQFAIVQEASLHETDPEGCQALLELTRSESAYPSPLEPKENRITLYLSPDGETQRGKELSGSLSASPGNMHEVSVNTVNKKKKPLFNDPSLSNFLSEEDTSTTTDSFSCLGGPEKNVQEDGKIPMEISCNKKIMEFAAFPASSNQLSEGSSQLTDLPCVSSDVAQPISSSSSSSSSSQQGSSAFWALKQTKSTQEVVTSDKENNQSLGHGEALLGEKVEKKANECRPVRKFSVSSARERPRAGSLHLKENSECESPLHTKLPLPKPKPSSRNEKLEKDVHVGSVPQEEINSIKKQASLADSDSEVIDKAAEKVVAGCVSQAIGEIPVHNASVVISQCQPGCEDKSPFQVKLRSTSLSLQYRDSSSPESKGLKRYSAEINIEKEGLASCLKGEKVQIKTTADVNINGSVNDNVKSKTKSPELLSTKPPLPKKPVLQNVTIVNSNINMEKQEKVTKSPESRNKDRNLEKKACPSKVSEKIMPSPVITADPAGGTDSQSTPAWITIARQKQRGLQQELEFSKEEKPVAQDVNSDKEKQHKEKERIEGSMKQQADFLRSKPSHFTPKTSFEGNETKSEMKEPLARVNSLSHHVPGQSSVLIEKEERNPFKKVSHSAPYKPSWMELAKKKSKAWSDMPQIIK
- the CRACDL gene encoding CRACD-like protein isoform X2; this translates as MYSDSHTSSRRIMDAKLREAEACGEDNSGKKKSKFKSFRKLFGKRRKKEALPSSGSSTLKPCQSASDVTAPESMRVGYDSEDELETHTGIMGSRALSHDSIFIPEPVQEPARPVRVFSQENVSNRIRALQLKLQHSMKPGLPPPFGIHAKHMDDAGTSSEDDGLPRSPPEMSLLPEIFSDSHKHPSSLSLAGTGSEEEEQVISVPSSRPCSTEGRLFPRHASAKSMPPQTSNSSISPAADFDSPPEFSTCLDNSAAKYKLLIKPRNQRCSKMRRLPSWTQSESLNDLSCTAEEEESDGKEVLTDLTYEIFPTSHQKLTHSTAVTSDVTSWRRCEMPEDFSHDSRDRDKKHPTLQFTSQFAIVQEASLHETDPEGCQALLELTRSESAYPSPLEPKENRITLYLSPDGETQRGKELSGSLSASPGNMHEVSVNTVNKKKKPLFNDPSLSNFLSEEDTSTTTDSFSCLGGPEKNVQEDGKIPMEISCNKKIMEFAAFPASSNQLSEGSSQLTDLPCVSSDVAQPISSSSSSSSSSQQGSSAFWALKQTKSTQEVVTSDKENNQSLGHGEALLGEKVEKKANECRPVRKFSVSSARERPRAGSLHLKENSECESPLHTKLPLPKPKPSSRNEKLEKDVHVGSVPQEEINSIKKQASLADSDSEVIDKAAEKVVAGCVSQAIGEIPVHNASVVISQCQPGCEDKSPFQVKLRSTSLSLQYRDSSSPESKGLKRYSAEINIEKEGLASCLKGEKVQIKTTADVNINGSVNDNVKSKTKSPELLSTKPPLPKKPVLQNVTIVNSNINMEKQEKVTKSPESRNKDRNLEKKACPSKVSVITADPAGGTDSQSTPAWITIARQKQRGLQQELEFSKEEKPVAQDVNSDKEKQHKEKERIEGSMKQQADFLRSKPSHFTPKTSFEGNETKSEMKEPLARVNSLSHHVPGQSSVLIEKEERNPFKKVSHSAPYKPSWMELAKKKSKAWSDMPQIIK
- the CRACDL gene encoding CRACD-like protein isoform X3; its protein translation is MDAKLREAEACGEDNSGKKKSKFKSFRKLFGKRRKKEALPSSGSSTLKPCQSASDVTAPESMRVGYDSEDELETHTGIMGSRALSHDSIFIPEPVQEPARPVRVFSQENVSNRIRALQLKLQHSMKPGLPPPFGIHAKHMDDAGTSSEDDGLPRSPPEMSLLPEIFSDSHKHPSSLSLAGTGSEEEEQVISVPSSRPCSTEGRLFPRHASAKSMPPQTSNSSISPAADFDSPPEFSTCLDNSAAKYKLLIKPRNQRCSKMRRLPSWTQSESLNDLSCTAEEEESDGKEVLTDLTYEIFPTSHQKLTHSTAVTSDVTSWRRCEMPEDFSHDSRDRDKKHPTLQFTSQFAIVQEASLHETDPEGCQALLELTRSESAYPSPLEPKENRITLYLSPDGETQRGKELSGSLSASPGNMHEVSVNTVNKKKKPLFNDPSLSNFLSEEDTSTTTDSFSCLGGPEKNVQEDGKIPMEISCNKKIMEFAAFPASSNQLSEGSSQLTDLPCVSSDVAQPISSSSSSSSSSQQGSSAFWALKQTKSTQEVVTSDKENNQSLGHGEALLGEKVEKKANECRPVRKFSVSSARERPRAGSLHLKENSECESPLHTKLPLPKPKPSSRNEKLEKDVHVGSVPQEEINSIKKQASLADSDSEVIDKAAEKVVAGCVSQAIGEIPVHNASVVISQCQPGCEDKSPFQVKLRSTSLSLQYRDSSSPESKGLKRYSAEINIEKEGLASCLKGEKVQIKTTADVNINGSVNDNVKSKTKSPELLSTKPPLPKKPVLQNVTIVNSNINMEKQEKVTKSPESRNKDRNLEKKACPSKVSEKIMPSPVITADPAGGTDSQSTPAWITIARQKQRGLQQELEFSKEEKPVAQDVNSDKEKQHKEKERIEGSMKQQADFLRSKPSHFTPKTSFEGNETKSEMKEPLARVNSLSHHVPGQSSVLIEKEERNPFKKVSHSAPYKPSWMELAKKKSKAWSDMPQIIK